A single genomic interval of Haloterrigena salifodinae harbors:
- the polX gene encoding DNA polymerase/3'-5' exonuclease PolX produces the protein MATNAEIAGRFEEFADLLEANDVEYKPRAYRRAAENIGAHPVPIADRVEDGDEEILEEIDGVGDAIASKVIEYVETGEIEELEELRAELPIDIADITRIEGVGPKTAGKLYRELGIETLDDLEEAAENNEIQEVKGFGPKTEQNIRENIDFAREVGQRQLLGEARPLADDVLDFLEGLEAVERCEVAGSIRRWRETIGDVDALVATEDGEAVIEAFVDWDSVDSEIESGPEKASVRVGEIRVDLRVVVPEEFGSALQYFTGSKDHNVTLRNYAIDRGMKLNEYGAFDVSDVEDHEAGQRVGERVAGETEEGMYEALGLPWIPPELREDRGEIAAAENGDLPDLLERDDIRGDLHTHTEWSDGNTPIEAMVDAAAELGYDYYGVADHAEGPGIVGGMGLSDTEILEQVEAIREVAAAADVEVLAGIEANVDADGEIGLTEEVIEALDVIVASTHSALSQDAETATERLVRAAENPAIDVLGHPSGRLLNERSGLEFDAAALGAAAAEHGTALEVNANPRRLDLWGSAVQAALEEGAPIAVNTDAHQPSTLEYMRWGVHTARRGWAEPEDVINTWELEELREFLH, from the coding sequence ATGGCGACCAACGCCGAAATCGCCGGCCGGTTCGAGGAGTTCGCCGACCTGCTCGAGGCCAACGACGTCGAGTACAAGCCCCGCGCGTACCGGCGCGCGGCCGAGAACATCGGCGCCCATCCCGTCCCGATCGCCGACCGCGTCGAGGACGGCGACGAAGAAATCTTGGAGGAGATCGACGGCGTCGGCGACGCCATCGCCTCGAAGGTCATCGAGTACGTCGAAACCGGCGAGATCGAGGAACTCGAGGAGCTCCGCGCGGAACTGCCGATCGACATCGCCGACATCACACGGATCGAGGGCGTCGGCCCCAAGACCGCGGGCAAACTCTACCGCGAACTGGGGATTGAGACGCTGGACGATCTCGAGGAAGCCGCCGAGAACAACGAAATTCAGGAGGTCAAGGGGTTCGGCCCGAAGACCGAGCAGAACATCCGCGAGAACATCGACTTCGCGCGGGAGGTCGGCCAACGGCAGTTGCTGGGCGAGGCCCGGCCCCTCGCCGACGACGTCCTTGACTTTCTCGAGGGACTCGAGGCGGTCGAGCGCTGCGAGGTCGCCGGCTCGATCCGGCGCTGGCGCGAGACGATCGGCGACGTGGACGCCCTCGTCGCGACCGAGGACGGCGAGGCCGTAATCGAGGCGTTCGTTGACTGGGACTCGGTCGACAGCGAGATCGAGTCCGGCCCGGAGAAGGCCAGCGTCCGGGTCGGCGAAATCCGGGTCGATCTGCGCGTGGTCGTCCCCGAGGAGTTCGGCTCCGCGCTGCAGTACTTCACCGGGAGCAAGGACCATAACGTCACGCTTCGCAACTACGCGATCGACCGCGGGATGAAATTGAACGAGTACGGCGCCTTCGACGTCTCGGACGTCGAGGACCACGAAGCGGGGCAGCGCGTCGGCGAGCGCGTCGCCGGCGAGACCGAGGAGGGGATGTACGAGGCCCTCGGCCTGCCGTGGATCCCGCCGGAACTCCGCGAGGATCGCGGCGAGATCGCTGCCGCCGAGAACGGCGACCTGCCGGATTTGCTCGAGCGCGACGATATCCGCGGCGACCTCCACACCCACACCGAGTGGTCCGACGGGAACACCCCGATCGAGGCGATGGTCGACGCCGCCGCGGAGCTGGGCTACGACTACTATGGCGTCGCCGACCACGCCGAAGGCCCCGGCATCGTCGGCGGGATGGGCCTCTCGGACACCGAAATCTTAGAACAGGTCGAGGCGATCCGCGAGGTCGCCGCTGCCGCTGACGTCGAGGTCCTCGCCGGCATCGAAGCTAATGTCGACGCCGACGGCGAGATCGGTCTCACCGAGGAGGTGATCGAGGCGCTGGACGTGATCGTCGCCTCGACCCACAGCGCGCTCAGCCAGGACGCGGAGACGGCAACCGAGCGGCTCGTCCGCGCCGCCGAGAACCCGGCGATCGACGTCCTCGGCCATCCCAGCGGTCGCCTGCTCAACGAGCGCTCGGGACTGGAGTTCGACGCCGCCGCGCTCGGCGCGGCCGCGGCCGAACACGGGACCGCCCTCGAGGTCAACGCGAACCCGCGCCGGCTCGACCTCTGGGGCAGCGCCGTTCAGGCAGCCCTCGAGGAGGGCGCCCCGATCGCCGTCAACACCGACGCCCACCAACCGTCGACGCTCGAGTACATGCGCTGGGGCGTCCACACCGCCCGGCGCGGCTGGGCCGAGCCCGAGGACGTGATCAACACCTGGGAACTCGAGGAGCTGCGCGAGTTCCTGCACTGA
- a CDS encoding Mut7-C RNAse domain-containing protein has translation MQLLLDVMCGGLDAYLRMCDHDTVYAGDRGLEADDALLALARDEDRILVTRDVALAARADDSILLESRDVEEQLSELAVAGVDLTLAAEPRFCGRCNGHLERVESAATTPEYAPDPAETAVWRCRDCGQHFWRGSHWDRVARTLSKIGGNGDDPNEDG, from the coding sequence ATGCAACTACTCCTCGACGTCATGTGCGGCGGCCTCGACGCCTACCTCCGGATGTGCGACCACGACACCGTCTACGCCGGCGACCGCGGACTCGAGGCCGACGACGCGCTGCTCGCGCTCGCTCGAGACGAAGACCGAATCCTGGTCACGCGGGACGTCGCCCTCGCGGCCCGCGCCGACGATTCGATCCTGCTCGAGTCCCGCGACGTGGAGGAGCAGTTGTCGGAGCTCGCCGTCGCGGGAGTCGACCTGACGCTCGCTGCCGAACCGCGGTTCTGCGGGCGCTGTAACGGTCACCTCGAGCGTGTCGAATCGGCGGCGACGACGCCCGAGTACGCGCCCGACCCCGCCGAGACCGCCGTCTGGCGCTGTCGGGACTGCGGCCAACACTTCTGGCGAGGCAGTCACTGGGACCGCGTCGCGCGAACGCTCTCGAAAATCGGGGGGAACGGTGACGACCCGAACGAAGACGGATAG
- a CDS encoding dodecin family protein — translation MGETVKVIQLPGNSTESWEDAAQNALDDADETLENISGIEIESQTAEVEDGTIERYRTTLDVAFVPEGR, via the coding sequence GTGGGAGAGACAGTCAAGGTCATCCAGCTGCCCGGAAACTCGACCGAGTCGTGGGAAGACGCAGCACAGAACGCCCTCGACGACGCCGACGAGACCCTCGAGAACATCAGCGGGATCGAGATCGAATCGCAGACCGCGGAGGTCGAGGACGGGACGATCGAGCGGTACCGGACGACCCTCGACGTGGCCTTCGTCCCTGAGGGACGATAG
- a CDS encoding PHP-associated domain-containing protein translates to MSERAPAETRIDCHVKVLDDRVVERAIDAGLDAIVYAPHFTRVPEIRREAATYSTDRLHVIPGREVFTGSWHERKHVLAIGLEEPVPDFIPLETAMDEFERQDAAVLAPHPEFATVGLTEADLRRYRDLVDAVEIFNPKHFPSNNRRARELSETLDIAPFASSYAHLTGSVGVAYTTFDAAIDSEADLVDALEGDVSRRVVYRNGGRRWKTMAAELAHLGYENTWEKVDRLFLSGTEPTHPRHIAYDGRFDDVSVY, encoded by the coding sequence GTGAGCGAGCGAGCGCCAGCGGAGACGCGAATCGACTGTCACGTGAAGGTGCTCGACGACCGGGTCGTCGAGCGAGCCATCGACGCCGGGCTCGACGCGATCGTGTACGCGCCCCACTTCACGCGGGTTCCCGAGATCCGTCGCGAGGCGGCCACGTACTCCACCGACCGGCTCCACGTCATCCCCGGTCGCGAGGTGTTCACTGGATCGTGGCACGAGCGCAAACACGTGCTGGCGATCGGTCTCGAGGAGCCGGTACCGGACTTCATCCCGCTCGAGACGGCGATGGACGAGTTCGAGCGCCAAGACGCCGCCGTGCTGGCGCCCCACCCCGAGTTCGCGACCGTGGGCCTGACCGAGGCGGACCTGCGACGGTACCGGGATCTCGTCGACGCCGTCGAAATCTTCAATCCGAAGCACTTCCCGTCGAACAATCGGCGCGCCCGAGAGCTCTCCGAAACGCTCGATATCGCGCCGTTTGCGTCGTCGTACGCACACCTCACGGGATCGGTCGGCGTCGCCTACACCACGTTCGACGCGGCAATCGATTCCGAGGCCGATCTCGTCGACGCGCTCGAGGGCGACGTCTCGAGGCGGGTCGTCTACCGGAATGGCGGTCGGCGGTGGAAAACGATGGCCGCCGAACTCGCCCATCTCGGGTACGAGAACACCTGGGAGAAGGTCGACCGACTCTTCCTCTCTGGGACGGAGCCGACCCATCCCCGCCACATCGCCTACGACGGTCGGTTCGACGACGTCTCCGTCTACTGA
- a CDS encoding DUF7565 family protein: MPWECGIDGCGAVFEDVEATVVHQATEHERRECKVCGTVVPDGYLAIRHAFTEHSRAEYVRAYGASSEAVREREELLEEIESVADMQAIATELKR, from the coding sequence ATGCCCTGGGAATGCGGAATCGACGGCTGCGGTGCGGTGTTCGAGGACGTCGAGGCGACCGTCGTCCATCAGGCGACGGAACATGAACGGCGGGAGTGTAAGGTCTGTGGCACCGTCGTCCCCGACGGCTACCTCGCGATTCGACACGCCTTCACCGAACACAGCCGGGCCGAGTACGTCCGCGCCTACGGCGCGAGTTCCGAGGCGGTCCGCGAGCGCGAAGAGTTGCTCGAGGAGATCGAATCGGTCGCGGACATGCAGGCAATCGCCACGGAGCTGAAACGGTAG
- a CDS encoding alpha/beta hydrolase, with amino-acid sequence MPSKGHSNSTAKNSAPTSDGSVSRRRLLGTAATTIVAGAGVSVASGSVAADTDGIAELDFRDGVPAVTDAPQDEAEIVFKIHGYTSSSASVERAATFRDTARAVGYDELVAAVTWDDGGLPTTAIQSARDTGDLFAAWLADYVDANPSTTIRILGHSMGGIVQMETLAAIDGEFTVATADGIGSYEASNAPCEDSDFFDAIQTSAEAVHNYYSTNDAVARLGSGPADCGGWFGDGTTPDNYADVDVSDSVSDHSAYREATGCVAAIVDNY; translated from the coding sequence ATGCCATCGAAGGGACACTCGAATTCGACGGCGAAGAACAGCGCACCGACGAGCGACGGTTCGGTCTCGCGGCGACGGCTCCTCGGGACCGCGGCGACGACTATCGTCGCAGGTGCCGGGGTGAGCGTCGCGTCGGGATCGGTCGCGGCCGACACCGACGGAATCGCGGAGCTCGACTTTCGAGACGGCGTTCCGGCCGTCACCGATGCACCGCAAGACGAGGCGGAGATCGTGTTCAAGATCCACGGCTACACGAGCTCGTCGGCCAGCGTCGAGCGGGCCGCGACGTTCCGGGACACGGCGAGGGCCGTCGGCTACGACGAGCTCGTCGCGGCGGTCACCTGGGACGACGGCGGCCTGCCGACGACGGCGATCCAGAGCGCGAGGGACACCGGCGACCTGTTCGCCGCCTGGCTGGCCGACTACGTCGACGCGAATCCGTCGACGACGATCCGGATCCTCGGCCACTCCATGGGCGGGATCGTCCAGATGGAAACGCTCGCGGCTATCGACGGCGAGTTCACGGTCGCGACGGCCGACGGCATCGGTTCGTACGAGGCGTCCAACGCGCCCTGCGAGGACAGCGACTTCTTCGACGCAATCCAGACCTCGGCCGAAGCGGTCCACAACTACTACTCGACGAACGACGCTGTCGCCAGGCTGGGGAGCGGCCCGGCGGACTGCGGCGGCTGGTTCGGCGACGGCACCACGCCGGACAACTACGCCGACGTCGACGTGAGCGATTCGGTCTCGGACCACTCCGCCTACAGGGAGGCAACCGGCTGCGTGGCGGCGATCGTCGACAACTACTGA